From the genome of Vanessa cardui chromosome 17, ilVanCard2.1, whole genome shotgun sequence:
CATTTAAACTTTAAGTTCTATTATATAACTCATTATACAATGCCACACTTTAAAGACGACGGAAGGTTTGAAAATCCCCTTCAATATCTAATCTTACATTAAACAAGAGACATATTCGCGTGACAATTCTAGCCTTGCTTTCTTATCTCTATATTTAGATCTTGAACATATcaacttgatttattttatccatCTATCATAACattctattattttagaaaaagcGTGCAAGATATAGTCCAAAGATATCTGGAATGTGACAGGAAAGTTACACCAGGAAGTCGTTTGTATGACAATCTGCAAAAGAGTCTccttaagattaaaaaaagagtCATGCTGACGTGGACGTTCTTCGTAACACTTGCCATATCGTACGCTGCGCTGCCTTTAGTACTACCGGGAAGACATTTTCCAGAAGACTTGTTTGTTGTGTATGGTAAGATTTTCAACAATACGCCcaatttttttaagacatttaaaggccagcaacgcacctgcaatacCCCCGTTGTTGCagtgtccatgggtggtggttacactttccatcagatgagattcctactcgtttgccccctctaaaataaaaaataaaatatatattaagtggtCATCTAATAGTTAACACTTATGCCCATATACATTGTTACTGTTggaaatggttatttttatttacgccATAACGTGCAGTATTACTCTAATGATgatcgataattattattatcgatgTAGAAAGAGTATCCAATTTTGTAGACGgctgaatatattatacaatcgCTCTTGAATATATTTGTGGAGTTCAAATTGTCCAGATTCAAAGTATTGatatttggcggttgaataactgatggGTTGAGTCGCCTTTATGCAAAACCATTTCAGTTAGGCGGAAGAGCTTTGAGCAAACCTAACCGCCCAAATTCAAAGTATTCATATTTGACGGTTCAATAACAGATCGGTCGTTGCCTTTGAGCAAAACTATCTAGGGTCAGGTTTATCAAAGCTTCCGCCTGTGATATTTTCTTGTAAGCTtctcaattcaaaataaatatttacaccaTCTTCAATTGTGTAATTTTTaacttgtaaataaacaattttataaatggcAACATTTTTTAACAGGTCTGGAGCCCATGTTCGAAACTCCTAACTACGAAATCATACTGATCGCAGAATTATTAATAGTCTTGGTATGTAATTACACATTAGCAGATGTTAGTgcgtttattataatagtaatcgGATATATCGAAGCTCAGATGCTTGCGCTCAGCGGGGAAATACTGAGCGTTTGGGATGATGCTGAAAAACATTATAATGACACTGACCAATCAATATTGATGATTTCCAAGACACAAAAAGATTATTTGAGAACGAAGATTATCAATGAACACGTAGCAgatcatttaaaacaaattataacttTTCATACAACTAACATAAATCTTCTAAATGACTTCGAGAGACTATTCAGAGTTACCATGGCGGTTGAATTTGGTCTTATAATAATTGGTATAGTCGCGGTACTGCTGGGGCGAGTAGAAAATACTTTTATGGAACTACCTTACACATTCATTCAATTGTTCGTCAGTTGTTTAATCGGCCAAAAGATGATCAACGCAAGTAATGTTTTCGAGAATGCTGTATACAGTTGCAAATGGGAAAATTTCGATAATTCGAAtatgaaaattgttttgtttatactaAAAAATGCACAAAAACCGCTAAAGCTGACTGCCGGAGGATTGACCACGCTGGACTTCGTCTGTCTAATGTCCGTAGTCAAATCCACGTTCTCGTTCTATACGACACTGAAATCGACTGTTGACTGAAAGCAACCTCATAAACAACCtctaatttaattcttaaaccCAAAACAGCACGCAGAAGAAGTACATAAAGCAACTGTAAGGTTATGAAGAGAAaagattgataaatatttttaaaaaaatgtctaaattGCCAAAACAACATGGACTCATGTTAAAATGATGAAGAAgacaacaaacaaataaaaaagtgatcGTCATACCATTCATCgcatatctaataataatcatgaattagaaacagctaaattattattatggatAGTATTATGTTGAAATTTTGCAATAAAGTATAGTATATATGCAcagttaaatatgaaataaaatattgtatagcaaaataattatgtacctgCTAGTttagttgaataaaaatattttgatgatgttatttgaaaaacaattaatttcaaatattaaaaatatgtacatcagtttattttatttccttgtcCTAAACATGATccaaatataatgttgtcttaaattttcgcgattattacacatttaaataaaactaattataacggatgaatcgcgtatattaattatttttaaaacatcccgacgtttcgagcact
Proteins encoded in this window:
- the LOC124537067 gene encoding uncharacterized protein LOC124537067, whose translation is MKFTLGEFGLKHCDLPTMFSNVAFFLRLVTINIHKNDSKRISFVSYIVVIVTAVCFIYIYIFSMFWFVFIRCRQTGDFTAAAVVFSLGTVSETCITKFIFMTIYKKSVQDIVQRYLECDRKVTPGSRLYDNLQKSLLKIKKRVMLTWTFFVTLAISYAALPLVLPGRHFPEDLFVVYGLEPMFETPNYEIILIAELLIVLVCNYTLADVSAFIIIVIGYIEAQMLALSGEILSVWDDAEKHYNDTDQSILMISKTQKDYLRTKIINEHVADHLKQIITFHTTNINLLNDFERLFRVTMAVEFGLIIIGIVAVLLGRVENTFMELPYTFIQLFVSCLIGQKMINASNVFENAVYSCKWENFDNSNMKIVLFILKNAQKPLKLTAGGLTTLDFVCLMSVVKSTFSFYTTLKSTVD